One window of the Pyxicephalus adspersus chromosome 5, UCB_Pads_2.0, whole genome shotgun sequence genome contains the following:
- the LOC140331191 gene encoding thread biopolymer filament subunit gamma-like, whose product MSISGSGSVSWVASSSQRSGYSLASGGGLSAGLSRLGAGSFSLGSGSLGVGGSAFGAGLGGAGAVGLGGGAGLGAGFGSLGGGVGGGLAIGGGLGGGLGSSAAFSLGRSLTAGGLSSTLNVGGPRVAPQLLSRATEKQTLAGLNERFYAYVEKVKQLQLENQTLQTQLNLLTGGTSTSPSDSSTPVNFELQLTDLRNTVETLTLENVRHEIELDNIRGAAEELKTKYELELGVKYQLETDIAAMKRDIEAATELRTTLEQRFSAALDDLEFLKKTHEEELTTLQSKLGTTADTSVSLIEVDAVKSFDLTTALNKLRAEYEKSVQQHKEDAETYFRAKIEEINSETAKTTEVVATVKTEISSAKKELQTLNTELQSLLTVNYTLESNLAEIVARSSVGVAEYQAQITSYEAAIESAKVELHKIIVNYQELLDIKQALDVEISTYKKLLEGEDIKFPEVEVLTGGTYTYSSDSGFQKKESSAEFSLRE is encoded by the exons ATGTCAATCTCAGGTTCAGGTTCTGTTAGCTGGGTGGCTTCATCCTCCCAGAGATCTGGGTATTCTTTAGCATCTGGGGGTGGGCTTTCTGCAGGTTTATCCCGCTTGGGTGCTGGAAGTTTTAGTTTGGGTAGTGGAAGTCTAGGAGTTGGGGGATCTGCTTTTGGAGCTGGACTAGGTGGAGCAGGTGCTGTTGGTTTAGGGGGTGGTGCAGGCTTAGGAGCAGGATTTGGAAGTTTGGGGGGAGGTGTAGGCGGAGGTCTTGCCATAGGGGGAGGTTTGGGTGGAGGACTAGGGAGCAGTGCAGCATTTTCTTTGGGGCGCTCTTTGACTGCTGGTGGCCTCAGCTCAACTTTGAATGTTGGAGGACCTCGTGTTGCACCCCAGTTATTGTCTAGGGCTACAGAAAAACAAACCTTAGCTGGCCTGAATGAACGTTTCTATGCCTATGTGGAGAAAGTTAAACAGCTGCAACTTGAGAACCAAACACTACAGACTCAACTGAATCTGCTGACTGGTGGTACATCCACCTCACCCTCAGATAGTTCTACCCCAGTAAATTTTGAGCTACAACTGACCGATTTGAGAAACACAGTTGAAACACTTACTTTAGAAAATGTTCGACATGAAATTGAACTGGACAATATAAGAGGAGCAGCAGAAGAGCTTAAGACAAA atatgAACTAGAGTTAGGTGTTAAATATCAGCTGGAAACTGACATTGCAGCAATGAAACGg GACATTGAGGCTGCAACTGAATTGCGCACAACTCTTGAACAAAGATTCTCGGCTGCCCTTGATGACCTTGAATTCCTGAAGAAGACTCATGAAGAA GAACTAACAACACTACAAAGTAAATTGGGAACCACAGCTGATACTTCTGTTTCATTGATTGAAGTGGATGCGGTTAAATCATTTGACCTCACAACTGCCCTGAACAAACTCAGAGCTGAATACGAAAAATCTGTCCAACAACACAAAGAAGATGCAGAAACCTATTTTAGAGCTAAG attgaggaaattaacAGTGAAACAGCTAAAACAACAGAAGTTGTTGCCACAGTTAAAACAGAAATTTCAAGTGCAAAGAAAGAACTCCAAACATTAAACACCGAACTACAGTCTCTTCTAACTGTG AATTATACCCTTGAAAGTAACCTGGCAGAAATTGTTGCCAGATCTAGTGTGGGTGTGGCTGAATATCAAGCACAGATAACAAGCTATGAAGCCGCAATCGAGTCAGCTAAGGTAGAGCTTCACAAAATTATTGTGAATTATCAGGAACTGCTGGACATAAAACAAGCTTTAGATGTTGAAATATCTACCTACAAGAAGCTTCTAGAGGGTGAAGATATCAa atttcctgaaGTGGAAGTTTTAACTGGAGGAACTTACACCTACTCAT